The Kaistella daneshvariae genomic sequence TGAACTCGCCATCGCGGTTTCCATCGCGGTTTTTGGTATTCACTCGCCGCAGGCTTTTGTGGGCGTTATCGGACCTTTGATTGAGGTGCCGGTTTTGATTTTACTCGTCCGCGCCAGTTTGTTTTTAAAGCAGAAATATTATAATTAAAGGCTTATTTTAGTCCTAAATTTTGACATTAAATTGGGGATATGAAAAAGAAAATTTTAGTGCTTTGTACCGGAAACAGCTGCAGAAGTCAGCTCGCGGAAGGATATTTACGTCATTTTGCCGGTGAAAAAGCCGAAGTGTACAGCGCGGGCGTGGAAACTCACGGCGTAAACCCAAAAGCCATCGAAACCATGAAGGAAGACGGCATTGATATTTCCAACCACACTTCCAACCATATTGACGAGTACCGCAACATCGATTTTGATTTTGTAATTACCGTTTGCGACAACGCCAAAGAACGCTGCCCGTACTTTCCCACCAAAGCAAAAATGTTTCACCACAACTTTCCGGATCCCGCAAAAGCCACCGGAACTGAGGATGAAGTTAAAGCCGAATTTCGCGCCGTCCGCCAGGAAATTAAGGAATATTGCGAAAATTTTGTGAATGAGAATTTATAAACTTTTCCACAGAATAAGCCTTTCAGAAATTCGCCGCTCAACAGCCATTTATTCAGTTTTTGCCAAATTTTGTGCTCTTTATGAGAAGTAAAATTTGATTTTCTAAAACTTGCTGCTCATAAAAAAAAGGGCGCTTAATAACCATTCTTTTTGCTTTTGTCGCTTTTGTGGTTTTATTAAAAATACGCCGCCAAAAGCGCATTTTTTTCGCTTTTTTTCTTTTGTGGTTCAATTAAAAATACGCCGCTCAATAGGCATTTTTTTAACTTTTGCCCCTTTTTAGTTAGAAGCGAAAACGTCCTCTAGCCCTGATCGCAGTGGAAATCCCGGAATGAGGCGCAGGCGCCGAAATGAGGAATTGCAACGGAGAGCAGGTCGAAATCTTCAAAGGATGCGCAACCTTGATTAGCTCCCTGAAAAAATTTGCCGCTAAAAAGCGTTATTTTTACAAAACTAATCGCCGGCGGAAAATCTCAAATAGAGATTTCAAGAATCCATCAACAAAAAAAGAATGCACTCAATTCTTGAAAAATTCATTACAGACCGGACGGAAATTGGTGCAGAAACACTTCGTGAAATTTGCTCTTATTTTCACGTGAAGGAGACGAAGCGCAACGAAATTCTCCTGGATTACAACGAGGTTTGTAACTGCTATTACTTCATCAACAAGGGCTGCATCCGCCTTTTTACGCTTTCAAAAGATGGCGCGGAACATTCCCGCTATTTCGCTTTCGAAGGAAGTTTTGCCACCGCTTTGCCCAGTTTTATCGATCAGCTGCCCGCGCACGAATATCTGCAAACCGTACAGAAATCGGAACTTCTTTACATTTCCCGAAGCGATTTTTACCATTTGGTCGATACCATTCCGCAATTCGCGAGAATTTACACCGAAATCCTGGAGCTCGGATTTATTATGGCGCAAAAACGCATTTACGGTTTTCAGGGCTCCGACGCGCTGGAAAAGGTAAAATGGGTTCTTGAACACCAGCCACAGCTGCTTCAAAAAGTTTCCAATAAAATGGTCGCTTCCTATTTGGGCATGGCACCTTCCATTTTAAGCCGCCTAAAATCGAAATTATAAAACGTTGACATAGGACAACTTTTTTGCGCTTTCCTGCGCCTAACTTTGCAGAAACAAATGATATGAAAAATATATTTTTATTTCTTGCACTGCTTCCGGTTTTCGGATTTGCGCAAAACAGGGTGGAACCACGAACACTTACCAAAAGCAGCTATGTGAAATCGGTGTCTACCTTGACTACCGACGGCGCTTTTGAACTTACGAAGCACGCTTTTGAAGCTGCTGCGGCATTAGACAAAAAAGTTTCCGTAGCAGTTCTGGATGCAGACGGCGTCATTATTTTGCTTGTTCGCGGAGAAAATGTGGGCCCACACAATACCGAAGCCTCGCGCCGAAAAGCTTTTACGGCACTTTCCACGAAGAACGCGAGTTTAACACTGATGCAAAACGCGGCAGCGGATCCAACGGCGCAAAATTTAAACACTTTACCGGAACTTTTACTTTTGGGCGGTGGCGTACCGGTTTGGCAAAATGGGCAGGTAATCGGAAGTATCGGTGTTTCGGGCGCGGGCGGCGGTTTGCAGGACCATAACGTGGCGAAACAGGCCGTGGAAAAACTCGGTTTCAGCATCACCAAATAGCGCATTAAATTAAACAAAATAATCAAAATCAATCATATGAAAAACACAATTTTAACCGCCTTATTCCTGTTAATTACAACTTTTGCTTTTGGGCAGGAAACCAAGTATCAGCTTTCCAGCCATATTTTGGATATTACGAAAGGTCAGCCCGCGGCAAATGTAAAAATCGGACTGTCGAAACAGGAGAAATCCGGAAAATGGATTGCTGTGGATGAAAAACAAACCGATAAAAACGGCAGAATCACCGATTTTCTAAAAGAAGAAAAAGGCGTGAATCACCAGGGAATTTATAAGCTTACGTATTACACGGCGCCGTATTTCCAGGCGTTGGGCCAGGAAAGTTTTTATCCGTTCATCGAAGTGATTTTTGAGCTGAAAGACAATAACCATTACCACGTTCCGATTACGCTTTCCGCTTACGGATACTCAACGTACCGAGGAAATTAATTTAGCAAGAAAAAGATTGCATATCTTTTCTAAAGTCGCGGCAGAAGTAGTTCTCGCTGTGGCTTTTTTTATTTTATAAAATCAAAAAAAATGCTCTTTTAGCGGCGAATTTTTTCTGAATAAGTTTGATGTTGTAACAGCAAATTTCTATTTGAATCCGTGAACATTTGTGTGAATGTAATTTCTAAAAAAATACACTTTTAGCGGCGAATTTTTTTAAATAAGTCCGTAATATTTTCATCTGCTTTCATTTTAATTAAATTCTTCTTCGCCGCTTTTCGTGAATGCTTTCAATTTAAAGTAGCTGCAATGCTGCAGTTTCTCGCCTCATTTTTCGTAACTTTATATCACTGGAAAGTGGGAGTGGTGCTTAATTTAAATTGAAGGTGATGAAAGAAAGCTACATCAGCAAAACCGAGATCAATAGGGGAGAAGAGATTAAAGGTGAAGACATCCGCGAAGGAATTTTCAACCTCATCCAAGCTAAACATCCCGGCTTTAACAAAGAAAACTTCATCTCCTTAGCTGAACTGAACCAGTACCGGCGACTTTATTTAACCTCACTCATCCTGCAGGAAAAAGGCGAACTTGAAATCATCGACCTGGATGTCATGGACGCCATTAAAAACAACGCAATCCTTTCCGAAAATATTCAGGACGAAATTGAAGGCGACCTTACGGTCGGGGAAAAAATTGCGGACCGGGTCGCGGCTTTTGGCGGCAGCTGGACTTTCATCATTGCTTTTTTCTCTTTTATTTTAATTTGGATGCTCATCAACGTTTGGCTTTTAGCTACCAAACCTTTTGATCCGTATCCTTTCATTTTGCTCAATTTAATATTTTCCTGTCTCGCCGCGATTCAGGCGCCCATCATTATGATGAGCCAAAACCGGCAGGAGCAAAAAGACCGTCAGCGCAGCGAACACGATTATAAAATCAACCTCAAGGCGGAACTGGAAATTAAACTATTAAGCGAAAAAATGGATCATTTGCTCGTTCATCAAA encodes the following:
- a CDS encoding Crp/Fnr family transcriptional regulator translates to MHSILEKFITDRTEIGAETLREICSYFHVKETKRNEILLDYNEVCNCYYFINKGCIRLFTLSKDGAEHSRYFAFEGSFATALPSFIDQLPAHEYLQTVQKSELLYISRSDFYHLVDTIPQFARIYTEILELGFIMAQKRIYGFQGSDALEKVKWVLEHQPQLLQKVSNKMVASYLGMAPSILSRLKSKL
- a CDS encoding GlcG/HbpS family heme-binding protein gives rise to the protein MKNIFLFLALLPVFGFAQNRVEPRTLTKSSYVKSVSTLTTDGAFELTKHAFEAAAALDKKVSVAVLDADGVIILLVRGENVGPHNTEASRRKAFTALSTKNASLTLMQNAAADPTAQNLNTLPELLLLGGGVPVWQNGQVIGSIGVSGAGGGLQDHNVAKQAVEKLGFSITK
- a CDS encoding arsenate reductase ArsC — translated: MKKKILVLCTGNSCRSQLAEGYLRHFAGEKAEVYSAGVETHGVNPKAIETMKEDGIDISNHTSNHIDEYRNIDFDFVITVCDNAKERCPYFPTKAKMFHHNFPDPAKATGTEDEVKAEFRAVRQEIKEYCENFVNENL
- a CDS encoding DUF1003 domain-containing protein, translating into MKESYISKTEINRGEEIKGEDIREGIFNLIQAKHPGFNKENFISLAELNQYRRLYLTSLILQEKGELEIIDLDVMDAIKNNAILSENIQDEIEGDLTVGEKIADRVAAFGGSWTFIIAFFSFILIWMLINVWLLATKPFDPYPFILLNLIFSCLAAIQAPIIMMSQNRQEQKDRQRSEHDYKINLKAELEIKLLSEKMDHLLVHQNNKLLEIQEVQIDYLEDLMREVKRK
- the uraH gene encoding hydroxyisourate hydrolase → MKNTILTALFLLITTFAFGQETKYQLSSHILDITKGQPAANVKIGLSKQEKSGKWIAVDEKQTDKNGRITDFLKEEKGVNHQGIYKLTYYTAPYFQALGQESFYPFIEVIFELKDNNHYHVPITLSAYGYSTYRGN